A region from the Drosophila bipectinata strain 14024-0381.07 chromosome 3R, DbipHiC1v2, whole genome shotgun sequence genome encodes:
- the cv-d gene encoding vitellogenin-1, which produces MRRLKCSVFVYLFLIFDAGHALSIIGLNKQMLYEYAGNVLVGAKPQDEGQPSPPTTGWIVRGKLTLQRQSELVLAAALVIDDVTLNNSGEKFLQNKEMYPPYKPFKIVLTPEGAITHVAFKEGDPIWSMNFKRAIASVLQFQIKSSGAFVVNELGIHGTCATEYFVSNKTNYISIRKTPELKTCVPYTEAVHNTRSNVPPNTCEYDHQKSVIIGNEAIYGLLPHNETGYFLETAHVKGTTLIHTFESTGEAQYINSELLLTFLNETAIDNPIDIETSMASAPSNLELQLLDPNDPTGGRNPQQQETLIAQASAILDLLAEGLETTEFKFSEPYDSTLSDVIKVLSEMDFDSLKRLYHEVNIGTSYRQETIRNIFHEIIPRIGTKASVFLTHHLVVNKMTKSQIAVQLLIPMPFHIFELSRELVLKCVDFFNIGPERPDVRQAAILSFATLVHNVYMAKGIDKEEFEEYVQQFFNNYLSQRDFDQKMLYLQGLNNLQLGNVADYLEPIVQDPNEHDDLKFQAAWTTLALADRRAERIYEIYWPIFESRNASLELRVAAVTLLLISNPTPARLISIHRIIQSETDPHMINYYRTTVTSISETTYPCYQPLRRLLSYMHRHLPQKPEPRYWVTGNYIFDYRDSKFGIGAMLQVFLVGDPKSDMPVVAFFKFDTEALGKFTGQLALYVKARGLPDTVLNKWKSRNSSEPFTVKSIKALLAMLNAPLINAKDLHLEFMVQMEGKTVLSYYLNQRMFDQLTYNNILERMQQIIRTDSHINMQTVRWPFMNRYSVPTVLGTASDVLLQTTVLTSLRGNMTEQRNLPISKHTLEIDARYSSYASVRSRSYNPFLNLDHEINREQGFLIYIPFSSELTLNESDTTCRSYSLSRPQNLTSGLSFKSRVVTKTRGLITKSAAAPFEETMLPEKRNDVVQQFKYSLPDLGVQLSISTNLNELMKYRGMLLKSEFTENGFSGNMVVSVLMYIFGFTQLSSIHLGHDRNFTMLMYNEKATRIEGNFCAEDVLETADLKGKQISLTLEHTDETSRSDILHRWNITLDVQASPKSHWFKVIGQIQRNSKDDEEDWKACSKLTYEPLVFTKRPHTLYGNVVFGLATEEGECPENGSSVQFAARAGPSEHARAFLRSNKISLTDTEFCPKEVLKFSPIPTSKYCKRSNFENFTSITQYDMDLKFNKMPAWFELWSNRLDHVVSALSSHKVDSLHMSQEINISMHTPHDYFRLAVEVNGVKWRFHQIPFLFKLDSKFDASHELTYDSGLKRSCSVINGIVNSFDDYLINLEEIAVRADCLTLLVADCSPVPQMAAFLTPSKTPENVTNYGLRVHIGQNYFSLHPRNSTVHTDKAPLDEPVFIYLNQNQTAHNVRQKPYQWPLESSDYDFRVELNEQNILIVECSLISATIQFDLYNILNFEIYAWHKHQLCGLCSKPLNRMQNYTICELEETGTTTPLPVHVPLQNSSDVIVVA; this is translated from the exons ATGAGGCGACTCAAGTGTTCCGTGTTTGTGT ATCTGTTCCTGATCTTCGATGCCGGTCATGCCCTCAGCATCATCGGCCTCAACAAACAGATGCTCTACGAGTACGCGGGCAATGTCCTGGTGGGTGCCAAGCCCCAGGACGAGGGCCAGCCGTCGCCACCCACCACCGGCTGGATAGTCCGGGGGAAGCTTACTCTCCAGCGGCAAAGTGAACTTGTCCTGGCAGCAGCG CTGGTCATAGACGATGTAACGCTTAACAACTCGGGGGAGAAGTTCCTGCAGAACAAGGAGATGTACCCGCCCTACAAGCCCTTCAAAATCGTCCTCACTCCGGAGGGTGCCATCACGCACGTGGCATTCAAGGAGGGCGATCCCATCTGGAGTATGAACTTCAAACGGGCTATTGCCTCGGTGCTCCAATTTCAGATAAAATCCAGCGGGGCTTTCGTCGTAAATGAG CTTGGCATCCATGGCACCTGTGCCACCGAGTACTTTGTGTCGAACAAGACCAACTACATCTCCATTCGAAAGACGCCGGAACTGAAGACCTGTGTTCCGTACACGGAAGCAGTACACAACACGAGGAGTAATGTGCCACCAAACACCTGCGAGTACGATCACCAGAAGAGCGTAATTATTGGAAACGAGGCGATCTACGGACTACTGCCCCACAACGAGACCGGCTACTTCCTCGAAACCGCTCACGTCAAGGGCACTACTCTGATCCACACATTTGAGTCCACCGGAGAGGCCCAGTACATCAACTCGGAGCTGCTGCTCACATTTCTGAACGAGACAGCCATCGACAATCCCATCGACATTGAAACTTCAATGGCCTCTGCGCCCTCGAATCTGGAGCTCCAGCTGCTTGATCCGAACGACCCCACTGGCGGAAGGAATCCGCAACAACAGGAGACCCTAATAGCCCAGGCTTCCGCTATTCTGGACCTTTTGGCGGAAGGCCTAGAGACCACGGAATTCAAGTTCTCCGAACCGTACGATTCCACTCTTTCCGACGTGATTAAGGTGCTAAGCGAAATGGACTTTGATTCTCTGAAAAGACTCTACCACGAGGTCAACATTGGCACGTCCTACCGTCAGGAGACCATCCGTAACATCTTCCACGAGATCATACCCCGCATCGGCACCAAGGCCTCCGTCTTCCTCACCCACCACTTGGTGGTCAACAAGATGACCAAGTCACAAATTGCGGTGCAACTGCTCATCCCCATGCCGTTCCACATCTTTGAACTGTCCAGGGAACTGGTCCTCAAGTGTGTGGACTTCTTCAACATCGGACCAGAGCGTCCGGATGTGCGCCAGGCTGCTATCCTCAGTTTCGCCACCCTGGTCCACAATGTGTACATGGCCAAGGGCATCGACAAGGAGGAATTCGAGGAGTACGTGCAGCAGTTTTTTAATAACTATTTAt CCCAACGTGACTTTGATCAGAAGATGTTATACCTCCAGGGATTGAACAATCTGCAGCTGGGTAACGTGGCCGACTACCTGGAACCCATTGTCCAGGACCCCAACGAGCACGATGATCTCAAGTTCCAAGCAGCGTGGACCACTCTGGCTCTGGCGGATCGGCGAGCAGAGCGAATCTACGAGATTTACTGGCCAATCTTCGAGTCGCGAAATGCCAGCCTGGAGCTTCGGGTGGCCGCCGTAACCCTGCTGCTGATCTCCAATCCCACGCCCGCCCGCCTTATCAGTATCCATCGCATCATCCAGAGCGAGACGGATCCGCACATGATCAACTACTATAGGACCACGGTGACGAGCATCTCGGAAACTACTTATCCCTGCTACCAGCCGCT GCGCCGCCTCCTGTCCTACATGCACCGCCACCTGCCCCAGAAGCCGGAGCCGAGATACTGGGTTACGGGTAACTACATCTTTGACTACCGCGACTCCAAGTTCGGAATCGGAGCCATGTTACAGGTCTTCCTGGTCGGTGACCCCAAGTCGGACATGCCAGTGGTGGCATTCTTCAAGTTTGACACAGAAGCCCTGGGAAAGTTCACGGGACAACTGGCG CTATATGTGAAGGCTCGTGGCCTACCGGACACCGTCCTGAACAAGTGGAAGTCGCGGAACAGCAGTGAACCTTTCACCGTCAAGAGTATTAAGGCGTTGCTGGCCATGCTGAATGCTCCCCTCATCAATGCAAAGGACCTCCACTTGGAGTTTATGGTGCAAATGGAGGGCAAGACAGTCCTCTCGTACTACCTCAATCAGCGAATGTTTGACCAACTGACCTACAACAACA TTCTGGAGCGAATGCAGCAGATCATCCGTACGGATAGCCACATCAACATGCAGACAGTGCGCTGGCCCTTTATGAATCGGTACTCGGTTCCGACGGTTCTAGGCACCGCCTCCGATGTCCTGTTGCAGACGACGGTGCTGACATCGCTGCGTGGTAACATGACGGAACAACGCAACCTGCCCATCTCCAAGCACACCTTGGAAATCGATGCCCGATACTCCTCATACGCATCCGTGCGCAGCCGCAGCTACAATCCATTCCTGAACCTGGACCATGAGATCAACAGGGAGCAGGGCTTCCTGATTTACATTCCGTTCAGTAGTGAACTAACTCTCAATGAAAGCGACACCACGTGCCGGAGCTATTCCCTCTCCCGACCCCAGAACCTGACCAGTGGTCTGTCCTTCAAGTCACGGGTAGTGACCAAAACTCGGGGTCTAATCACAAAGAGTGCAGCGGCGCCCTTCGAGGAAACAATGCTGCCCGAAAAAAGGAACGATGTG gttcaacaatttaaatattccCTCCCGGATTTGGGAGTTCAACTGAGCATCAGCACCAATCTCAATGAACTGATGAAGTATCGGGGAATGCTCCTCAAGTCGGAGTTCACAGAAAA TGGCTTCTCTGGCAACATGGTCGTCAGTGTCCTGATGTACATTTTTGGCTTCACCCAGCTCAGTTCCATTCACCTCGGCCACGACAGGAACTTCACCATGCTGATGTACAACGAAAAGGCCACCAGA ATAGAGGGAAACTTTTGTGCCGAGGATGTGCTGGAAACCGCCGATCTGAAGGGCAAGCAGATAAGCCTCACCCTCGAGCACACGGATGAAACTTCCCGCTCCGACATCCTGCACAGATGGAACATCACCCTCGATGTACAGGCGTCGCCCAAATCGCACTGGTTCAAGGTAATTGGCCAGATACAGCGCAACTCCAAGGACGATGAGGAGGACTGGAAG GCCTGCAGCAAGTTGACCTATGAACCCCTCGTCTTCACCAAACGACCTCACACTTTATACGGCAATGTGGTATTCGGCCTGGCCACCGAGGAGGGTGAATGCCCAGAGAATGGCTCCTCGGTGCAGTTTGCCGCCCGAGCTGGG CCATCGGAGCATGCCCGCGCCTTCCTGCGTTCCAATAAGATCTCGTTGACGGATACAGAGTTCTGCCCCAAGGAGGTCCTCAAGTTCTCGCCCATTCCCACATCCAAGTATTGCAAACGCAGCAACTTTGAGAACTTTACCTCGATCACCCAATACGACATGGACCTCAAGTTTAATAAG atgcCCGCCTGGTTTGAGCTGTGGTCCAACCGCCTGGATCACGTGGTGTCTGCCCTATCTTCCCACAAGGTGGATAGCCTCCACATGAGCCAAGAGATCAACATCTCCATGCACACACCTCACGACTATTTCCGGCTGGCGGTGGAGGTCAATGGAGTGAAGTGGCGCTTCCATCAGATACCCTTCCTCTTCAAACTGGACTCCAAGTTCGACGCCTCTCACGAGCTCACCTACGACTCGGGACTAAAGCGCTCCTGCTCGGTAATCAATGGCATAGTCAATAGTTTCGACGACTACCTCATTAATCTGGAGGAGATCGCGGTGCGGGCCGATTGTTTGACTCTTCTTGTGGCCGATTGCTCTCCGGTGCCCCAGATGGCCGCATTTTTAACGCCATCGAAGACACCCGAGAATGTCACGAATTACGGATTACGCGTCCATATCGGCCAAAACTATTTCAGCCTGCATCCGCGCAATAGTACAGTCCACACCGATAAGGCACCCTTGGATGAGCCGGTCTTCATCTATCTCAACCAGAACCAGACGGCACACAATGTGCGCCAGAAGCCCTACCAATGGCCATTGGAATCCAGTGACTACGATTTTCG tgtggAGCTCAATGAACAAAACATCCTGATCGTCGAGTGCTCGCTGATAAGTGCCACCATCCAGTTCGATTTGTACAATATCCTTAACTTCGAGATCTATGCCTGGCACAAGCACCAGCTGTGTGGACTGTGCAGCAAGCCCCTCAACCGTATGCAGAACTATACGATCTGCGAACTGGAGGAGACGGGCACCACGACTCCCCTTCCCGTGCACGTTCCTCTCCAGAACTCCTCCGATGTAATTGTAGTTGCATAA
- the LOC108129669 gene encoding arginine kinase, producing MTSIESKRVQYRKYLERAGVIDALSKALIKLYEEQNKPEDAIRFVRKFMCESCPDDAQYDIMKNDLEEAKTHISKLEQELERLRGQIKKSPEEYQELTIAGYKSLMDDEENISSLLRKYLSPELLEEYMLVTTPAPVDAYLYDCAVSGFEHHEAPVGIFAADADSYDVFNKVFDPIIKDYHNQMDNENDVLQKDADFGNVDEIENLDPERKYIMSARIRLARNIEGLPFFPKLTEKQFIEVEEKVRAATETMDGELIGSYLTMADIDAETQAEMVKRHILFQRGDEQMTTAGCFRFWPTGRGVYHNPAETFFIWVNRSDHVRIMSMALCGDLGDVYNRLVNGLAELEKTLTFARHPRYGNLTACPTNLGTTLRASVHIRLPLLSKDPDRLFALAEELQLHIRGTESETAQIEDGIMDISNKRRLGFTEFELVKTLQDGVVALINAEEELEIAGQEG from the exons ATGACTTCG ATTGAATCGAAACGCGTGCAATACCGCAAGTATCTGGAACGGGCAGGGGTTATTGATGCTCTCAGCAAGGCTTTGATCAAGTTGTACGAGGAGCAGAACAAGCCGGAGGATGCCATCCGTTTCGTCCGCAAATTCATGTGCGAGAGCTGTCCGGATGATGCTCAGTATGACATCATGAAGAACGATCTGGAGGAGGCCAAGACACACATCTCAAAGCTGGAGCAGGAACTCGAGCGTCTGCGCGGCCAAAT CAAAAAGTCGCCGGAGGAGTACCAGGAGCTCACCATTGCCGGCTACAAATCGCTCATGGATGATGAGGAGAACATCAGTTCCCTGCTCCGCAAGTACCTCTCGCCAGAGCTCTTGGAGGAGTACATGCTCGTCACCACACCGGCGCCTGTGGACGCCTATCTATATGATTGTGCCGTGTCTGGATTCGAGCACCACGAAGCACCCGTGGGAATTTTTGCGGCCGATGCCGACAGCTACGATGTCTTCAACAAGGTCTTCGATCCGATTATCAAGGACTACCATAACCAGATGGACAACGAGAACGACGTGCTCCAGAAGGATGCCGACTTCGGCAACGTGGATGAGATTGAGAACCTTGATCCGGAGCGCAAGTACATTATGTCGGCTCGCATCCGTCTGGCCAGGAACATCGAAGGTCTGCCCTTCTTCCCGAAACTCACCGAGAAGCAGTTCATCGAGGTGGAGGAGAAGGTGCGTGCGGCCACCGAGACAATGGATGGAGAGCTGATTGGTTCGTACCTGACCATGGCGGATATCGATGCTGAGACCCAGGCGGAGATGGTTAAGCGCCACATACTCTTCCAGCGCGGCGACGAGCAGATGACCACCGCCGGTTGCTTCCGCTTCTGGCCGACTGGACGTGGTGTATACCACAATCCCGCCGAGACGTTCTTCATCTGGGTGAACCGCTCGGACCACGTGCGCATCATGTCGATGGCACTGTGCGGTGACCTCGGCGATGTCTACAATCGCCTGGTGAACGGACTGGCCGAGCTTGAGAAGACATTGACCTTTGCGCGTCATCCGCGTTACGGCAACCTTACCGCGTGCCCCACTAACTTGGGCACCACCCTTCGCGCCTCGGTCCATATTCGTTTGCCCTTGCTAAGCAAGGACCCGGACCGTTTGTTCGCTTTGGCCGAGGAGCTTCAGTTGCATATACGCGGTACTGAGAGCGAAACAGCCCAGATCGAGGACGGCATTATGGATATATCGAACAAACGCCGCCTGGGCTTCACAGAGTTTGAGTTGGTGAAGACCCTTCAGGACGGCGTTGTGGCTTTGATCAATGCCGAGGAGGAGCTCGAGATAGCCGGACAGGAGGGCTAA
- the LOC108129825 gene encoding uncharacterized protein: MCSRKQYLDWVCPFLVERPLRPYARDRQPHELLLQAICRQKKCLPHDQLADLLRNLTVGSTMRRLSKSRKRQCGGSEVRPEPTDAEVVFLDMRKSSPHADRCSWGRSRIEWLQKLEQQQNQYLLALHEPSGGPLCKSPSRISSPTKSRSKDKVRSMDKDIGLGKRKIPGCWALMPFFCGWSIPRTDSVCVDVSRPQKSS, encoded by the coding sequence ATGTGCTCCAGGAAACAATATTTGGACTGGGTGTGTCCCTTTCTGGTGGAGAGGCCATTACGACCGTATGCTCGCGATCGTCAGCCCCACGAACTCCTGCTTCAGGCGATCTGCCGGCAAAAGAAGTGCCTGCCCCACGACCAGCTGGCGGATCTTCTGAGAAACCTGACCGTCGGCTCGACAATGCGTCGGCTATCCAAATCCAGAAAGAGACAATGTGGCGGCTCGGAGGTAAGACCTGAACCCACGGATGCCGAGGTGGTTTTTCTGGACATGAGAAAGTCATCCCCTCATGCCGACCGCTGCAGCTGGGGCAGATCCCGCATCGAGTGGCTCCAGAAGCTGGAGCAGCAACAAAATCAGTATCTTCTGGCGCTACATGAGCCATCAGGAGGGCCTTTGTGCAAAAGCCCCAGTAGGATAAGCTCCCCGACGAAGAGCAGGAGCAAGGACAAAGTACGCAGCATGGATAAGGATATTGGTTTGGGAAAAAGGAAGATACCCGGCTGCTGGGCCTTGATGCCATTCTTCTGCGGTTGGAGTATACCCCGTACCGATTCCGTCTGCGTGGACGTGTCTCGCCCCCAGAAGAGTTCGTGA
- the Hmt-1 gene encoding ATP-binding cassette sub-family B member 6: protein MLYCPPNVTLSEVWTKHGISHCFMDTVGPAVYGGFLVLFGCIQLLMYRKYATRITDPTQFSRSRLYAVQLFLLLFLPVVALLRFFLNARIYPDSVVYGYMIFSTCVVCVSYPFSICLILKERFYQLPSVPTRGHGLILLLFWTLAFINESLAFINLRHEDWWFHLKSNKDAIEMGLFVTRFFCSLLIFVLGLKAPGIMAPYNPHQRLDDSSSESQGATPTGSAFRNGWRKLRTLFPYLWPKKDLALQLAVIVCIILLIAGRVIKLFLPIYRKKLVDSLTIAPIIFRWDFVLIYVALSFLQGGGTGSMGLFNNLRTFLWIRVQQYTTREIEIELFRHLHQLSLRWHLHRKTGEVLRVMDRGTDSINNLLNYIVFSITPTILDLLVAVAFFIYAFNWWFGLIVFLTMFLYIASTIAITEWRTQYQRRMNLADNEQRARSVDSLLNFETVKYYGAEHYEVDCYREAILKYQKEEFLSMLTLNMLNTAQNIILCLGLLAGSLLCVYLVVHHQTLTVGDFVLFSTYLMELYMPLNWFGTYYRAIQKNFVDMENMFDLLREEEEIVDAPGSSPLLTAGGSIEFSNVTFGYSPEKLVLRNVSFTVPAGKTVAIVGPSGAGKSTIMRLLFRFYDVQTGAILIDGQNIKLVQQQSLRQAIGVVPQDTVLFNNTIFYNIEYAKLGASADAVYEAARAADIHEKILSFPDSYETKVGERGLRLSGGEKQRVAIARTLLKAPIIVLLDEATSALDTHTERNIQAALARVCANRTTIIVAHRLSTIIHADEILVLKEGNIVERGRHDQLVLRDDGVYADMWQQQLKNLDTDQSGSDNGDTGTDSGSEKRSAGGKGPGPAAGPSGAGVGGGGGAHFRAGHAHGGAR, encoded by the exons ATGTTGTACTGCCCGCCCAACGTGACTCTCAGTGAGGTCTGGACAAAGCATGGCATCTCCCACTGCTTCATGGACACCGTGGGTCCGGCAGTCTATGGCGGATTTCTTGTGCTCTTTGGCTGCATTCAGCTCTTGATGTACAGGAAGTATGCCACCCGTATCACGGATCCCACTCAGTTTTCCAGATCGCGCCTGTATGCCGTGCAACTCTTCCTCCTGCTCTTTCTTCCTGTCGTGGCGTTGCTTCGCTTCTTCCTGAATGCTCGAATATATCCGGACAGTGTCGTCTATGGTTACATG ATCTTTTCAACCTGCGTTGTGTGCGTCTCCTACCCGTTTAGTATATGTTTGATCCTAAAAGAACGCTTCTATCAGCTTCCTTCAGTACCCACTCGTGGGCATGGCCTCATTCTTTTACTCTTTTGGACGCTGGCTTTCATCAACGAGTCACTGGCGTTTATAAACCTTCGCCACGAGGACTGGTGGTTCCATCTGAAATC CAACAAAGATGCCATTGAAATGGGACTGTTCGTTACCCGCTTCTTTTGCTCCCTGCTCATATTTGTTTTGGGTCTCAAGGCGCCTGGAATTATGGCTCCGTATAACCCGCACCAAAGGCTAGACGACTCCTCCAGCGAATCCCAAGGAGCAACGCCTACAGGTTCTGCTTTTAGGAATGGTTGGCGCAAACTGCGGACATTGTTTCCCTACCTATGGCCCAAAAAGGATCTGGCCTTGCAGCTGGCGGTAATTGTGTGCATTATACTGCTGATTGCGGGACGAGTCATAAAGCTGTTTTTGCCCATTTATCGCAAGAAGTTGG TGGACAGTTTGACCATTGCACCCATTATCTTCCGCTGGGACTTTGTGCTTATCTATGTGGCGCTATCCTTTCTTCAAGGGGGTGGCACTGGCAGCATGGGACTGTTTAACAATCTGCGCACTTTCCTCTGGATACGTGTACAGCAGTACACTACCCGAGAGATCGAGATTGAGCTGTTCAGGCATCTGCATCAGCTGTCTTTGAGGTGGCACTTGCACCGGAAGACCGGAGAAGTGCTACGAGTCATGGATCGTGGCACGGATTCCATCAACAACTTGCTTAATTACATAGTCTTCTCCATAACTCCCACAATCCTGGATCTTCTGGTGGCTGTGGCTTTCTTTATATACGCATTCAACTGGTGGTTTGGACTAATCGTATTCCTCACCATGTTTTTGTATATAG CTTCTACCATTGCAATTACTGAGTGGCGGACACAGTACCAGAGACGGATGAATTTGGCGGACAATGAGCAACGTGCCCGCAGTGTTGACTCCCTGCTGAACTTCGAAACCGTAAAGTACTACGGGGCAGAGCACTACGAAGTAGACTGCTACAGGGAAGCCATTCTGAAGTACCAAAAGGAGGAATTCCTCTCCATGCTGACACTGAATATGCTAAACACGGCCCAAAACATAATCCTGTGCCTGGGACTGCTGGCCGGATCCCTGCTCTGTGTTTATCTGGTGGTTCATCATCAAACACTGACTGTGGGTGACTTTGTTCTCTTCTCCACTTACCTCATGGAGTTGTACATGCCACTCAACTGGTTCGGCACTTACTACCGGGCCATCCAGAAGAACTTTGTCGATATGGAGAACATGTTTGACCTGCTAcgcgaggaggaggagattGTCGATGCGCCAGGATCTTCCCCACTTCTGACCGCCGGTGGTTCCATTGAGTTCTCCAATGTGACCTTTGGATACTCTCCAGAAAAATTGGTGCTACGCAACGTGAGTTTTACAGTGCCCGCTGGGAAAACTGTGGCCATTGTAGGACCCTCGGGAGCCGGCAAAAGCACCATTATGCGACTGCTATTCCGATTCTACGACGTCCAAACGGGAGCCATTCTGATTGATGGCCAAAACATAAAGTTGGTTCAACAGCAAAGCCTGCGACAGGCCATCGGAGTCGTGCCACAGGATACAGTTCTTTTCAACAATACCATCTTCTATAATATCGAGTATGCCAAACTGGGTGCCTCTGCGGATGCAGTTTACGAAGCTGCCCGAGCTGCCGATATCCATGAGAAGATTCTCAGCTTCCCGGATAGCTATGAGACCAAGGTTGGAGAGCGGGGTCTGCGACTCAGTGGCGGAGAGAAACAAAGAGTGGCCATCGCCCGGACCCTCCTGAAAGCCCCCATTATTGTGCTGCTCGACGAGGCCACTTCTGCTCTAGACACGCATACGGAGCGGAATATACAGGCTGCCTTGGCCAGGGTTTGCGCCAATCGTACCACAATTATAGTGGCCCACAGACTGTCTACCATCATCCACGCAGATGAAATTCTCGTGCTGAAAGAGGGCAACATAGTTGAGAGAGGCCGACACGATCAACTTGTGCTGCGGGATGATGGAGTCTATGCGGACatgtggcagcagcagctcaaGAACTTGGACACGGATCAGAGTGGCTCAGACAACGGCGATACTGGCACGGATTCGGGATCGGAGAAACGCAGTGCCGGTGGTAAAGGACCAGGACCCGCAGCCGGACCAAGTGGTGCTGGagtcggtggtggtggtggtgctcaTTTTAGGGCAGGACATGCTCACGGAGGAGCGCGTTAG